In candidate division KSB1 bacterium, the DNA window TTAAATTGGCCACACTCCCGCCGGAGGTTAGATTGCCGACCGAGCCTTTGGGATAGCCGATGATCTCAGCCATCCAATCCAGCAACATGTTTTCCATGCGCACGGCTCCAGGCCCGGCAAAGAAAACGCCCGAGTAGCGATTGGTTATAGCTGCCAGGAAATCACCATAAGCCGAATGAGGAATACCGCCGCCGGGAATGTACCCCAGGTGGCCGCCGGAAGCCGGGTTCAGACCGGGTCTGTCAACATTGTATTTTAGAAGATTCAGGGCTTCGTCAATATCGATGGGGGTTTCAGAAATTGGCGAGTCATAGAGACCGATGCCTTTGTCCTCGGTCACGACATAGGCCGGGCATTCATAGATTTCGCTTAGGAATTTGTCGGTATATTTTTTGACTTTGTTAAAGAGGTGATCCCGTTCTTCCGGCAGAGGTTCTAAGGGGCTTGCGAGTCTTTCCAGTTCGTGAATTCGATTAATCATTATTTGGACAGAATTTCAGGGATTTTTTAATTAAAATCATGTGTATCTTGTTCATTCTGTCCAAACTACTTCGCTTTGCCCTGGGCGGCAACCGCTGCCATCGCTTTCTTAACCTGCTCCGGGTCGCCAAGATAATAATGCTTAATCGGCTTTAAAGCAGAGTCCAGCTCATAAACCAGGGGCATTCCGGTAGGAATATTTAACTTGACAATTTCTTCCTCAGAGACTTCATCCAGGTATTTGACCAGCGCCCGCAAACTGTTGCCATGGGCCGCGATGATGACCCTTTTGCCAGATTGAATTGTCGGCGCGATGGTTTCATGCCAGTAAGGAAGAAATCTCGCAACTGTATCTTTCAGGCATTCGGTGAGCGGAAGTTCTTTCTCAGATAAATCGCCGTAACGCGGGTCATTGCCGGGATAATGCGGATTGGATTTTTCGAGAGCGGGCGGGGGGGTGTCGTAGCTTCTCCTCCAAACAAGTACCTGATCATCTCCATATTTCAGTGCGGTTTCTGCCTTGTTCAATCCCTGCAGGGCGCCGTAATGCCGTTCGTTTAAGCGCCAGGAACGGTGCACGGGAATCCACATCAAGTCCATCTCATCTAAGGTAAGCCAGAGGGTTCGTATCGCACGTTTGAGCAGAGAGGTGAAAGCGACGTCAAACGTAAAGCCTTGCTCTTTTAAAACTTGTCCTGCTTTCTGAGCTTCACCAACGCCTTTTTCGGACAAGTCGACATCTTTCCAACCGGTAAATCTATTCTGCTTGTTCCAGTCGCTTTCGCCGTGTCTGAGGAGGACAAGTTTGGTCATTCCTTCAACTCTCCCACCTTAAAAATTGCCACAGAGGCTCAGAGAGCACTGAGAAAAAATTTGTGATTTTTTCAAACCTCTGTGGTAAAAAATCATTACTGCTCCAGGCCTCGTTTAGCCAAAATCCGGTCCATTCGATGCAACGAGGCGCCGTGATCGCCAACCATTTTTAATTGTTCGAGAATATCCCCGGCAGTCTTTTCTTCTTCCACCTGCTCGGAAATAAACCACTGCAGCTCGACCTGGGTGGGGTAATCATTTTCCTTAATTGCGAGTGCATAAAGTTTATTTATCAATCCGGTAACTTTTTGTTCATTTTTCAAAACTTCCTTAAAAATATTCAGGGGTTTGCCGAAAGTTGCCGACGGTTTAGCAATAGCCTGCAAGGTAACTTTCCCGCCGCGGTTATGAACAAAATCAAGCAGCCGCTTAGCATGAGACATTTCTTCTTCATATTGCAGACGCAGCCAGGTTGCAAACCCGCCTAAATTCATGGACTCACAATACGCTGACATGGCAAGGTAAACATACGCTGAATCAAACTCAGCTTTTATCTGGTCATTGATGGCTTTTTCAACTGACTTTTTTATCATTTATACCTCCGTTGATTTTTAATTTTCAAGTTTCAAATATAGTTAAGTGTCACAACAAAAGAAAGAAATTTTTTAGCAGCTTTCGCTTCAGAAGTGTTCAAGTATTAAAGTATTCACCTGTTAAAGTGTTTGAGATTGGGTCGCTTTAACACCTGAACACTCGAAGACACAAACACTTGCTTTATAAAAAAAAGCCCCGCTCCAAAAGAAGCGAGGCTTATAGCCGTTTGAGAGCTCCGAAAAGTCTCTTGCTATCCTAGTTAGGTCTGTGTTTGATTATTTTGAAGCTAACTGGACTAGCAGTCGTTTTCGGAGGTCCCTATTTCTATACTAGATATAGGATCACCTCCTTTAGACAGGGTTCCAACTCGCGTTGAATATTCCCCTGGTCGAATACCCAACGACTAGGTTAATTTCTATTTCAAATATACTCATAAATTTGAAAAAGTCAAATGGTTTTATCGAAAATTTTCATGCTTTTCTTCTGCCAGAACGACTTTTAATCAGGTATAGCGGTAGCAGAAAGAAAATGATATTCAGAGTTGCGTTGACTGTCGTACGTAGAGCGGGATTCTGAATAGATGTGATCTCAGCCGCCCCATCAGCCCCACAGCCGCCTGCTTCCCGAACTTCAAAAGTAAAATTGCTGTCGCGTGTTTCGTTGCCGTCACTATCAGCTGCTTTAACGAAATAGGTAATGGTCGTGCCTTTTGGCTGTCCTGGAATCTCAGCGCGGTAAAGACCATTGCCGATCAGGGTCATAGCATTTGTTGCCGAAGTTCCTCCGGAAACCTGGTATGTGAGCTGCGCTGAGGAAATGCTGGTGTCGTCCGTGATATCTGCATTGACAACATAGGGGCCGGTTTCGTTTTCAGTATTGTCCAGCCGCCTGGTGAAGATGATCGGGTTGGTCGACAAGGCTTTATGGACATTCAGTCTGCCGCCGGTAGCGACTTCACCGGTGTAGGCGGGCTTTCTATCAACCGAGCCGAGCAGACGAATCTTCACCTGGTTGCTGCTAATACCCGGATATTGCGCCCAAATCAATGCTGCGGCCCCACTCACATGCGGAGTTGCCATAGAGGTACCGGAAAATCTCTCATAGCGATTGTTTCTCACGGTGCTGAGAATGTCTGCGCCGGGAGCAGCCAAATCTACGGAATTTTTGCCGAAATTCGAAAACCTGGGCAGGTCGTCACTGCTGGTACTGGCGGCAACAGAAATAACGTTTGGCACTTCATAATTTGCCGGATAGGAAGGAAAACTATCATTATTATCCCCAACTCCATCTGCACCACCATTTCCGGCTGCTGCGACAAACAAGACACCATTGTCATTTGCAAACTGAATGGCGTCTTCCAGTGCCTGGGAGCGCCCTCCTCCTCCCCAACTGTTGCTCAAAACTTTTGCCCCATTGTTGGTCGCGTAAAGGATCGCCCCAATAGCGTCATCCAATGACCCGCTGCCATCTGCGCCCAAAAACTTCAGCGCCATAATTGACACCTCCCAGTTGACGCCAACGATGCCGATTCCGTTGTCGCCAACAGCGCCAAGAGTGCCGGAGACATGGGTGCCATGGTCGTTGTCGTCATTCGGATTGTTGTCATCATTGATGAAGTCCCAACCTCGATAATCATCGATGAAGCCGTTGCCGTCATCGTCGATGCCGTTGCTTTCTTTGCCGTCGCCGCTTTCGCCTGGATTTATCCAGATATTGGCCTCGAGGTCTTCATGATCCAGGTCGACGCCCGTATCGATGACCCCGACTATGTTCGTGCGATCTCCGGTTTGAAGGTCCCAGGCTTCCGGAGCAGAGATTATAGTCAGGTTCCACAGGTCGGAGAATCTTGGGTCGTCGGGGGTTTTAAAAGTACGATAAATGTAGTTCGGCTCCGCGTATTCAATGTTGGGGTCTGCATTGCATTCGGCAACTGCAGTGTGCACAGCTTTGCCTCCGCTGATCGTACACTTGTAGACTGAAATATCACTAAATTCCCGGGCAATCTGAATCCCCGCATTTGACAAAACGCTGTCGATCGATGCCGTGGAAACGTCAGATTTGAATTTGACGATCACTTCTCCCGGGCGAAAAGCAGCCTGTTGCGACTGTGCATTTGTAAGGGCAACACTCAATAAGAATGCCACCCAGATACTAAACATGGATTTGAATTTCATGATAACCTCCTTTGGTTAATGTTTTTGGTGTGCATACACCTGCATATTGGGTTGAACAGTGGGTTTGACGGCCTTCTAAAATAAGACAGAGAAAGGAGGGTAAATCTCTCAGCGAGCATTTTACTCTTTGGGTTCGAGGTGACTGTTGTTGACGACCGGAGAGCATCAATAACATGTTTACATCGAATGGCAGCCACCGCCAGCCCGCCATTTGGGTGCCGCTGAACCAATTTTGGGTAACACTGGATAATTTTGGGGCGCGCACGAATGATTTTCCCGTGCCGCTCAGCCATTTCTGGGTGCCGTCCGGCCATTTAGTATCTGACAAGTTATTTTCTGCATACTCGATGAAAGCATTCGAGCACAAGCTTTTTTGGCAGAATTTGAAATCACAAATATCAAATTCTAAATAACAAGTGCCGACGGCTCGGCATCAA includes these proteins:
- a CDS encoding S8 family serine peptidase is translated as MKFKSMFSIWVAFLLSVALTNAQSQQAAFRPGEVIVKFKSDVSTASIDSVLSNAGIQIAREFSDISVYKCTISGGKAVHTAVAECNADPNIEYAEPNYIYRTFKTPDDPRFSDLWNLTIISAPEAWDLQTGDRTNIVGVIDTGVDLDHEDLEANIWINPGESGDGKESNGIDDDGNGFIDDYRGWDFINDDNNPNDDNDHGTHVSGTLGAVGDNGIGIVGVNWEVSIMALKFLGADGSGSLDDAIGAILYATNNGAKVLSNSWGGGGRSQALEDAIQFANDNGVLFVAAAGNGGADGVGDNNDSFPSYPANYEVPNVISVAASTSSDDLPRFSNFGKNSVDLAAPGADILSTVRNNRYERFSGTSMATPHVSGAAALIWAQYPGISSNQVKIRLLGSVDRKPAYTGEVATGGRLNVHKALSTNPIIFTRRLDNTENETGPYVVNADITDDTSISSAQLTYQVSGGTSATNAMTLIGNGLYRAEIPGQPKGTTITYFVKAADSDGNETRDSNFTFEVREAGGCGADGAAEITSIQNPALRTTVNATLNIIFFLLPLYLIKSRSGRRKA
- the gpmA gene encoding 2,3-diphosphoglycerate-dependent phosphoglycerate mutase — its product is MTKLVLLRHGESDWNKQNRFTGWKDVDLSEKGVGEAQKAGQVLKEQGFTFDVAFTSLLKRAIRTLWLTLDEMDLMWIPVHRSWRLNERHYGALQGLNKAETALKYGDDQVLVWRRSYDTPPPALEKSNPHYPGNDPRYGDLSEKELPLTECLKDTVARFLPYWHETIAPTIQSGKRVIIAAHGNSLRALVKYLDEVSEEEIVKLNIPTGMPLVYELDSALKPIKHYYLGDPEQVKKAMAAVAAQGKAK
- a CDS encoding ferritin, with the protein product MIKKSVEKAINDQIKAEFDSAYVYLAMSAYCESMNLGGFATWLRLQYEEEMSHAKRLLDFVHNRGGKVTLQAIAKPSATFGKPLNIFKEVLKNEQKVTGLINKLYALAIKENDYPTQVELQWFISEQVEEEKTAGDILEQLKMVGDHGASLHRMDRILAKRGLEQ